Proteins encoded in a region of the Rutidosis leptorrhynchoides isolate AG116_Rl617_1_P2 chromosome 9, CSIRO_AGI_Rlap_v1, whole genome shotgun sequence genome:
- the LOC139868154 gene encoding uncharacterized protein, which produces MSAFSNSLISPNQLSSGSDLKSLDQSAKLLFGQSHVSSVQLRSSKRTISIQARYSDDGRSSGASAAFVGGFVLGGLVVGTLGLVYAPQISKTISVAGADKKELLKKLPAFIYDEEKAMEKTRKKLSEKIAQLNDAIDDVSSQLKSDDEESTANGAIVPEKSQSVA; this is translated from the exons ATGTCTGCATTTTCAAATTCCTTGATTTCACCAAATCAATTATCATCTG GTTCAGATTTGAAGTCGCTTGACCAAAGCGCTAAATTGTTGTTTGGACAAAGCCATGTGAGTAGTGTACAATTACGCTCATCTAAAAGGACAATTTCTATTCAAGCAAGATATAG TGACGATGGAAGATCGAGCGGTGCGAGTGCCGCCTTTGTCGGTGGCTTTGTTCTTGGAGGATTGGTTGTTGGTACACTTGGTCTTGTGTATGCACCTCAG ATAAGCAAGACAATATCAGTAGCAGGAGCTGACAAAAAGGAGTTGTTGAAGAAGCTGCCTGCTTTCATTTATGATGAAGAAAAAGCTATGGAG aAAACACGCAAAAAACTGTCCGAGAAGATAGCACAGCTGAACGATGCAATAGATGATGTATCTTCTCAGTTAAAATCAGACGACGAGGAGTCAACCGCAAATGGTGCAATCGTTCCTGAAAAGTCCCAGTCTGTTGCCTGA